The stretch of DNA AGAAGGCGGGCCTGCGCTTCCTCGAGGCTGAGCAGCGAGGTCACGGCGCGGCGGTCCATTCGCCCGACTTGCCGCCGCTCTTGGCGATCAGGCGCACGCCTTCGATCACCATGCCCTTGTCGATCGCCTTGGCCATGTCGTAGATTGTGAGGAGTGCCACGGAAACGGCTGTCATCGCTTCCATTTCCACCCCGGTCTTGCCGGTGAGCGAGGCGGTGGCGGTAGCGCGGATTGCGCTGTCTTCGAAAGCGAAGTCGATATTGACCGCTTCCAGCCCGAGCGGGTGGCAGAGCGGAATCAGATCGCCGGTGCGCTTGGCCGCCGTGATCCCGGCAATGCGCGCGGTGCCCAGCACATCGCCCTTGGGCGCATTGCCTTCGCGGATCGCCGCGAGCGCCGCCTGCGACATGGTGATCCGCCCCGAGGCGACTGCACGGCGCGCGGTGGCGGGCTTGGCCCCGACATCGACCATATGCGCCGCGCCGTCCTCGCCGAGGTGGGTGAGTCGCGTGGCCTCGCCGTTCATCGCGAGGCCTCCAAAGCTTGCTTCGCGCCCGTGTTGGAGACAGATGAGACACTGTCCAAGAACAAAATTGCGGGCCCGTGGTAGGCATCGCGGCAAAGCAGGCAGGAGAGGCGGGGCGAGTATGTCATGGCCAATGCCTTGCCCTATTTTCCGGCTGTAGGACAGTCGGCGCTTTAGTCAGTGCGCGCCTTCGAGCAACGCGCGGGTCGCTGCTGCGACATCATCGGCGCGCATCAGGCTTTCGCCGACCAGAAAGGTGCGCACGCCCGCCGCTTCGAGCCGCTGGCAATCGGCGTGGCTGTTGATCCCGCTTTCGCCGACGATCAGCGTGCCTTCGGGCATCAGCGGCGCAAGCCGCTCGGTCGTCGCGAGACTTGTGGTGAACGTCTTGAGATCGCGGTTGTTGATCCCGATCAGGCGCGATTTGAGCGTGGCGGCGGCGCGTTCCAGCTCGGCCTCGTCATGGACTTCGACCAGCACATCCATGCCGAGTTCGGTGGCGGCGGCCTCGATCTCGGCCATCGCGCCGTCTTCGAGCGCGGCGACGATGATCAGGATCGCATCCGCCCCGATCGCCCGCGCTTCGCGGCATTGCCAGGGATCGACCATGAAGTCCTTGCGCAGCACCGGCAGGGCGCAGGCCGCGCGGGCGGCGACGAGGTAATCCTCGTGCCCCTGAAAATAGGGCGCGTCGGTCAACACAGAGAGGCAAGCGGCGCCGCCCGCTGCATAGGCGGCGGCATGTTCGGCGGGGCGAAAATCGGCGCGGATGAGGCCCTTGGAGGGGCTGGCTTTCTTGATCTCGGCGATCAGTGCATATCCGCTTTCGGCGCGGGCGCGCAGCGCGGCCTCGAACCCGCGCGGCACGGTCTGCATCCGGATGGCGCGGTCGAGGGTTTCGTCGCCGATTGCCTGCTTGCGGGCGGCGACGATTTCGCGCTTGGCGGCGCAGATTTCTTCGAGCTTGTTCATCGGGTCACTTCGCTAGCGCAATCCAGCGTTCGAGCAAGGCCAGCGCGGCCCCGCTGTCGAGCGCCTCGGCGGCCATGGCGGCGCGTTCGGGCCAGTCGGCGCCGCGCCCGGCCACGGTCAGCGCACCGGCGGCGTTGAACAGCACCGCATCGCGATAGGGGCCGGGAGCGCCCATCAGCAGTGCCTTGAGGGCGGCGGCGTTGTGCTTGGCATCGTCGCCGCGGATCGCTTCGATCGGGGCGTGGGGGATACCTGCGGCTGCGGCATCAATACGCTCCATCGTAAAGGCGTTGCCGGTGACTACCGCGACCTCGTTCCCGCCAGCGAGGCTCAATTCGTCGAGTCCCTCGTCGCCCGAGACGATCAGCGATTTGCCGGTGCCGAGCCGCGCCATCGCGCCGGCGTAGATCGGCACGTATGCGGGCCGGGCGATGCCGATCAGCTGGCTCGTCACACCGGCGGGGTTGGAGAGCGGGCCCATCAGGTTGAAGATCGTGCGCTGCCCAATCCGCACGCGGATGGGCTGGATACGCGCCATCGCCGGGTGATGGTTCTTCGCGAAGAGGAAACAGATGCCGATTTCGGCGAGAGTCTTTTCCGCCGTGCGCCCGGCGGCGTCCATGTCGAGCCCGAGCGCTTCCAATGTGTCCGCCGCGCCTGCCTTCGATGAGGCCGCGCGGTTGCCGTGCTTCGCGACCGGCACGGCGCATGCCGCGACCACGAGGCTCACCGCAGTCGAGACATTGAGCGTGTGGTGCCCGTCGCCCCCCGTGCCGCAGACGTCGATCGCGCCTTCGGGAGCCTCGATAGGGATCAGCCGCGCCCTGAGCGCCCGCGCCGCGCCCGCGATCTCATCAGCGGTTTCGCCGCGTGCCGAGAGGGCAACGAGAAATTCGGCGATGGCGTCTTCGCTGGGCGCGCCATCGAGCAGCACGCCGAAGGCTGCTTCGGCCTCGGCCTCGGAGAGCGGGACCGTAACGTCGGGGAGGGCGCTCATGCTGTCAGCCTTGCCGGCAGCACGGGCTCCATCCCGCAAGCCTTGAGGAAATTGGCGAGCAGCGCGTGGCCATGCTCGGTGGCGATGCTTTCGGGGTGGAACTGCACCGAGTGGATCGGGAGGCTGGCATGGCGGAAGCCCATGCAGCTGGGGTGATCGCTGCCGGGAGTCTCGGCATGGGCGTTGGCGATGAGTTCCTCCGGCACATCGACCACTTCAAGGCTGTGGTAGCGCGTCGCGATGAAGGGCGAGGGCAGGCCTGCGAACACCCCCGTCCCGTCATGCGTGACCGGAGAAGTCTTGCCATGCATCAGCCCGCCGCGCTGCACTGTCC from Porphyrobacter sp. YT40 encodes:
- the moaC gene encoding cyclic pyranopterin monophosphate synthase MoaC, whose amino-acid sequence is MNGEATRLTHLGEDGAAHMVDVGAKPATARRAVASGRITMSQAALAAIREGNAPKGDVLGTARIAGITAAKRTGDLIPLCHPLGLEAVNIDFAFEDSAIRATATASLTGKTGVEMEAMTAVSVALLTIYDMAKAIDKGMVIEGVRLIAKSGGKSGEWTAAP
- the trpC gene encoding indole-3-glycerol phosphate synthase TrpC, translated to MNKLEEICAAKREIVAARKQAIGDETLDRAIRMQTVPRGFEAALRARAESGYALIAEIKKASPSKGLIRADFRPAEHAAAYAAGGAACLSVLTDAPYFQGHEDYLVAARAACALPVLRKDFMVDPWQCREARAIGADAILIIVAALEDGAMAEIEAAATELGMDVLVEVHDEAELERAAATLKSRLIGINNRDLKTFTTSLATTERLAPLMPEGTLIVGESGINSHADCQRLEAAGVRTFLVGESLMRADDVAAATRALLEGAH
- the trpD gene encoding anthranilate phosphoribosyltransferase; its protein translation is MSALPDVTVPLSEAEAEAAFGVLLDGAPSEDAIAEFLVALSARGETADEIAGAARALRARLIPIEAPEGAIDVCGTGGDGHHTLNVSTAVSLVVAACAVPVAKHGNRAASSKAGAADTLEALGLDMDAAGRTAEKTLAEIGICFLFAKNHHPAMARIQPIRVRIGQRTIFNLMGPLSNPAGVTSQLIGIARPAYVPIYAGAMARLGTGKSLIVSGDEGLDELSLAGGNEVAVVTGNAFTMERIDAAAAGIPHAPIEAIRGDDAKHNAAALKALLMGAPGPYRDAVLFNAAGALTVAGRGADWPERAAMAAEALDSGAALALLERWIALAK
- a CDS encoding aminodeoxychorismate/anthranilate synthase component II, giving the protein MILVIDNYDSFTFNLVHYLMELGTEVRVERNDALTAAEALRTNAAGFLISPGPCTPNEAGISLDLVAACADAGKPLMGVCLGHQAIGQHFGGTVQRGGLMHGKTSPVTHDGTGVFAGLPSPFIATRYHSLEVVDVPEELIANAHAETPGSDHPSCMGFRHASLPIHSVQFHPESIATEHGHALLANFLKACGMEPVLPARLTA